The following proteins are co-located in the Camelina sativa cultivar DH55 chromosome 12, Cs, whole genome shotgun sequence genome:
- the LOC104729577 gene encoding transcription factor bHLH11-like, whose protein sequence is MVARGEHKLLICLVGVHHHYRRIGFYILLTLQKTKTKPTSTSSSSSLSLFIFLSCIRSFNIVNMDQSKKLKACSESDSSVSSSSSTSTSGHNLRAEMVNKEAVCSSKAEREKLRRDKLKEQFLELGNALDPNRPKSDKVSLLTDTIQMLKDVMNQVERLKAEYATLSQESRELIQEKTELREEKATLKSDIEILNAQYQHRVRSMVPWIPHYTYPIPVVAITQGQSTFIPYSASVVNPLIEQASVQKRSSSSSGASSKQHSKNKSLDQGNDDKYDVGLELELKIHASSLVQQDVSGKEKRESLTPTANSSSQAVQGSPPGGVNDILKA, encoded by the exons ATGGTGGCGCGTGGGGAGCACAAGTTGTTGATTTGCCTCGTCGGCGTCCACCACCATTATCGCCGGATTGGGTTTTATATACTACTTACGTTgcagaagacgaagacgaaaccaacttctacttcttcttcttcttctctctctctctttatctttcttaGTTGTATCAGAAGTTTTAACATTGTAAATATGGATCAATCGAAGAAACTAAAAGCTTGCTCTGAATCcgattcctctgtttcttcttcttcttctacttctactTCGGGACATAATCTCAG AGCTGAGATGGTGAACAAGGAAGCAGTTTGTTCCAGTAAAGCAGAGCGAGAGAAGCTTCGTAGAGATAAGCTCAAAGAACAGTTTCTTGAGCTTGGAAACGCATTag ATCCAAATAGGCCTAAGAGTGACAAAGTTTCACTTCTCACTGATACGATACAAATGCTGAAGGATGTAATGAACCAAGTTGAAAGACTAAAGGCTGAGTATGCAACACTATCTCAAGAGTCTCGTGAG CTTATTCAAGAGAAGACGGAGCTGAGAGAGGAAAAAGCAACTCTCAAGTCAGATATTGAGATACTCAATGCTCAGTATCAGCATAGAGTCAGAAGTATGGTTCCATGGATACCACATTACACTTATCCTATCCCTGTAGTAGCCATAACTCAGGGCCAGTCCACTTTTATACCTTATTCAGCCTCAGTCGTCAATCCTCTAATCGAACAAGCATCGGTTCAGAAACGTTCCTCATCATCTTCTGGTGCTTCAAGTAAACAACATTCCAAAAACAAGTCTTTAGATCAAGGCAATGACGATAAATATGATGTTGGTTTAGAGCTTGAGCTTAAAATCCATGCATCTTCTTTAGTTCAACAG GATGTTTctggaaaagagaagagagaaagcttGACACCTACTGCAAACTCATCATCTCAAGCTGTTCAAGGTAGTCCTCCCGGTGGTGTGAATGACATTTTAAAGGCATAA
- the LOC104729581 gene encoding cold shock protein 1-like encodes MASEDQSVVRSTGKVSWFSDIKGYGFVTPDDGSVELFVHQSSIASDGFRSLTVGDSVEFTVAEGSDGKTKAVDVTAPGGGPLKKENSSRVRRGGGCFKCGEGGHIAKDCRGGGGGGERKEGCFKCGEGGHFARDCSSQKSGGNGGEQRGGRKEGCYNCNEVGHFARDCTQKPAAGNVRSGGGGERNGSCYTCGGVGHMARDCATKSTGCYTCGGPHLARDCDRRGSGGGGGGGNNKCYKCFEVGHFARECSVVDELVN; translated from the coding sequence ATGGCTTCAGAGGATCAATCCGTGGTGAGATCTACCGGGAAGGTGAGTTGGTTCAGCGATATCAAAGGCTATGGTTTCGTTACTCCCGATGACGGCAGCGTTGAGCTTTTCGTTCATCAATCCTCAATTGCTTCCGACGGTTTCCGGAGTTTAACCGTCGGCGATTCGGTTGAGTTTACTGTTGCTGAGGGAAGCGACGGCAAGACCAAAGCCGTGGATGTTACTGCTCCAGGTGGTGGTCCTCTTAAGAAGGAGAACAGCTCTCGTGTTAGGCGCGGCGGCGGATGCTTCAAGTGTGGTGAGGGAGGTCATATCGCTAAGGATTGCCgtggcggcggcggtggtggtgagCGTAAAGAGGGTTGTTTCAAGTGTGGTGAGGGAGGTCACTTTGCTAGGGATTGTTCTTCTCAGAAATCAGGTGGGAACGGAGGAGAGCAACGTGGAGGTAGGAAGGAAGGGTGTTACAATTGTAATGAGGTTGGTCACTTTGCTAGGGATTGTACTCAGAAACCTGCTGCTGGAAACGTGAGAAGCGGCGGCGGTGGTGAGCGTAATGGATCTTGTTACACATGTGGTGGAGTTGGTCACATGGCGAGAGATTGTGCGACTAAGAGCACTGGTTGTTACACATGTGGTGGTCCTCACTTGGCTCGTGATTGTGACAGGAGAGGAAGCGGCggcggtggaggtggaggtAATAATAAGTGTTACAAGTGTTTCGAAGTAGGTCACTTTGCTAGGGAATGTTCTGTAGTAGATGAATTAGTGAATTGA
- the LOC104729578 gene encoding calcium-dependent protein kinase 18, whose amino-acid sequence MGLCFSSPKATRHGTSRRIPNLTQGKAKQKVSNKNKKKTKTNKIQWRQGGGTPYGKRIDFGYAKDFDNRYAIGKLLGHGQFGFTYVATDNNNGNRVAVKRIDKAKMTLPIEVEDVKREVKILKALGGHENVVGFHNAFDDNNYVYIVMELCEGGELLDRILAKKDSRYTEKDAAVVVRQMLKVAAECHLRGLVHRDMKPENFLFKSTEEDSSLKATDFGLSDFIKPGMKFQDIVGSAYYVAPEVLKRRSGPESDVWSIGVITYILLCGRRPFWDKTQDGIFNEVMRKKPDFKTVPWPTVRNSAKDFVKKLLVKEPRARLTAAQALSHPWVREGGEASEIPIDISVLNNMRQFVKFSRLKQIALRALATTIEEDELEDLRDQFDAIDIDKNGSISLEEMRQALAKDVPWKLKDARVAEILQAIDSNTDGLVDFTEFVVATLHVNQLEEHDSEKWQQRSRAAFDKFDIDRDGFITPEELRVQTGLKGSIEPLLEEADVDEDGRLSIHEFQRLLRSASIKSKNVKTPPGYQLSRKM is encoded by the exons ATGGgtctctgtttctcttctccGAAAGCCACCAGACATGGCACCAGTCGCCGGATTCCTAATCTGACGCAGGGGAAGGCAAAACAGAAGGTTAgtaataaaaacaagaagaagacgaagacgaacaAGATCCAATGGAGGCAAGGAGGAGGGACTCCGTACGGTAAGCGTATAGATTTTGGGTACGCTAAGGACTTCGATAATCGATACGCCATTGGGAAATTGCTCGGACATGGCCAGTTTGGCTTTACATACGTAGCCACCGATAACAACAATGGAAATCGCGTCGCCGTCAAGAGAATCGATAAGGCCAAG ATGACTCTACCGATTGAAGTGGAAGATGTGAAGCGAGAGGTTAAGATACTAAAAGCTTTAGGTGGGCATGAGAATGTGGTTGGGTTTCACAATGCTTTTGATGACAATAACTATGTTTATATAGTTATGGA gTTATGTGAAGGTGGTGAATTGCTAGATCGAATCCTAGCTAA GAAAGATAGCCGTTACACCGAGAAAGATGCAGCGGTTGTGGTGAGACAAATGCTGAAAGTTGCAGCTGAGTGCCATTTACGCGGTCTAGTGCACCGTGATATGAAGCCAGAG AATTTTCTGTTCAAATCAACTGAAGAAGATTCGTCTTTAAAGGCTACAGATTTTGGTTTGTCAGACTTCATAAAGCCAG GAATGAAATTTCAGGATATAGTAGGAAGCGCTTACTACGTTGCACCTGAAGTGTTGAAACGTAGGTCGGGACCTGAATCAGACGTCTGGAGCATCGGTGTCATCACTTATATTCTGCTCTGCGGGAGAAGACCCTTCTGGGATAAGACTCAAGATGGGATATTCAATGAG GTCATGAGAAAAAAACCTGATTTCAAAACAGTCCCGTGGCCAACTGTTCGCAACAGTGCCAAAGATTTCGTGAAGAAGTTGTTAGTTAAGGAGCCGCGTGCACGGTTAACAGCAGCTCAAGCACTAT CACATCCATGGGTGAGAGAAGGAGGTGAGGCCTCAGAGATTCCAATAGACATATCTGTTCTGAACAACATGCGTCAGTTTGTTAAATTCAGCCGCCTTAAGCAGATTGCTCTTAGG GCTCTGGCGACAACAATTGAAGAGGATGAGCTGGAGGATCTCAGAGACCAGTTTGATGCTATTGACATTGACAAAAACGGTTCTATAAGCCTTGAGGAGATGAGGCAG GCTCTTGCAAAAGATGTTCCTTGGAAACTGAAAGATGCAAGAGTAGCAGAGATTCTTCAAGCG ATAGATAGCAATACTGATGGGTTGGTGGATTTCACTGAGTTTGTGGTGGCTACTTTGCACGTAAACCAATTGGAGGAGCATGACTCTGAGAAGTGGCAACAGAGGTCAAGAGCAGCATTTGACAAGTTTGACATAGACAGAGATGGGTTTATAACTCCCGAGGAACTTCGAGTG CAAACGGGTTTGAAAGGCTCCATAGAACCACTTCTTGAAGAGGCAGACGTGGATGAAGATGGGAGACTCAGCATCCATGAGTTTCAAAGACTTTTGAGAAGTGCAAGCATCAAGtcaaaaaatgttaaaaccCCTCCTGGTTACCAGCTTTCTCGAAAGATGTAA
- the LOC104729579 gene encoding DNA-(apurinic or apyrimidinic site) lyase 2-like isoform X1 — translation MKIVTYNVNGLRQRVSQFDSLLKLLDSFDADIICFQETKLRRQELTADLAIADGYESFFSCTRTCEKGRTGYSGVATFCRVKSASLSCEIALPVAAEEGITGLVSGNSRLGKIETSVIAEGLEEYEKDELLRIDQEGRCVITDHVHFVVFNVYGPRAVADDVERIEFKHRFYDILERRWECLLRQGRRVFVVGDLNIAPSAMDRCEAGPDFEKNEFRKWFRSLLVERGGSFSDVFRSKHPERKDAFTCWSSSTGAEQFNYGSRIDHILVAGSCLHQDKDKQGHSFIACHVKECDILTEYKRFKNENMSTRWKGGLGTKLKGSDHVPVFTSFDDMPDIPAHSTPPLSSRYLPMIYGFQQTLVSVFMKRQANEEAKANEVTYSISSQGNASSSCGDISTGPLRTCGSKGISLENEPTCSVTESDIMASRGSIDNPTDGLCVSSVRAENISRDGNRKKARKIQSSQLSLKSFFTATSKANNGGDNKSSSSSQGSQVDSITEPAVSSREDGESTTTSTQEEDQSGSSAKQKNGTALMEWQRIQNLMQNSIPLCKGHKEACVARVVKKPGPTFGRRFYVCSRAEGPSSNPEANCGYFKWASSKFKDK, via the exons ATGAAGATTGTGACTTACAACGTTAATGGCTTAAGGCAACGAGTTTCCCAGTTTGATTCTCTTCTCAAACTTCTCGATTCCTTCGACGCTGATATCATCTGCTTccag GAAACGAAACTTAGAAGACAGGAATTAACAGCAGATTTGGCTATAGCTGATGGGTATGAATCGTTTTTCTCGTGTACACGCACTTGTGAGAAAGGTCGTACTGGTTACTCTG GTGTAGCAACGTTTTGCAGGGTAAAGTCAGCATCTTTAAGCTGTGAAATTGCTTTGCCTGTTGCAGCAGAAGAAGGCATCACTGGTCTTGTAAGTGGTAATTCACGATTGGGGAAGATTGAAACGTCTGTGATAGCTGAAGGGCTTGAGGAATATGAGAAAGATGAGCTTCTTAGGATTGACCAAGAAGGACGCTGTGTTATAACTGATCATGTCCACTTTG TTGTTTTCAATGTCTATGGACCGCGAGCTGTAGCTGATGATGTTGAGAGGATTGAGTTTAAGCATCGGTTCTATGATATTTTAGAG AGAAGATGGGAGTGTCTTTTGCGTCAAGGAAGAAGGGTATTTGTTGTTGGGGATCTCAACATTGCTCCTTCTGCTATGGATCGATGTGAAGCTGGGCCTGATTTCGAGAAAAACGA GTTCAGGAAGTGGTTTAGATCTCTGCTAGTTGAACGTGGAGGCTCATTCTCAGATGTTTTCAGATCAAAACATCCAGAAAG GAAAGATGCATTCACATGTTGGTCCTCGAGTACTGGAGCAGAACAATTTAACTACGGTTCGAGGATTGATCATATCTTAGTTGCTGGTTCATGCTTGCATCAAGACAAAGATAAGCAAGGCCATAGTTTTATTGCTTGCCATGTCAAGGAATGTGACATATTGACAGAGTATAAGCGGTTTAAGAATGAAAATATGTCAACAAG GTGGAAAGGTGGATTGGGTACAAAATTAAAGGGATCAGACCATGTACCTGTATTCACTAGTTTTGATGATATGCCAGACATCCCGGCACACAGCACGCCGCCATTATCTTCGAGATACCTTCCTATGATTTATGGTTTCCAGCAGACTCTTG TTTCAGTGTTTATGAAAAGGCAAGCCAATGAGGAAGCCAAAGCTAATGAAGTGACATATTCAATCTCGAGTCAAGGTAATGCTTCATCAAGCTGTGGAGATATTTCGACAGGACCACTGAGAACCTGTGGTTCAAAAGGGATTTCACTGGAGAACGAACCCACTTGTAGCGTTACAGAATCAGACATTATGGCATCAAGAGGTTCCATCGATAACCCTACTGATGGACTCTGTGTATCATCAGTGAGAGCTGAGAATATCTCTAGAGATGGAAACAGGAAAAAAGCGAGGAAAATCCAATCATCTCAGCTTTCTCTCAAATCCTTTTTCACTGCAACCTCAAAGGCGAACAATGGCGGGGATAATAAGTCTTCATCCTCCAGTCAGGGCTCCCAAGTGGATAGCATCACAGAACCGGCAGTTTCCAGCAGAGAAGACGGTGAATCGACGACTACTTcaacacaagaagaagatcaaagcgGTTCTTCAGCTAAACAAAAGAACGGTACAGCTCTAATGGAGTGGCAAAGGATACAGAACCTAATGCAAAACAGCATACCTCTCTGCAAAGGACATAAAGAAGCTTGTGTTGCTCGGGTCGTAAAGAAACCAGGTCCCACATTTGGCCGTAGATTCTACGTCTGCTCTCGAGCTGAG GGACCTTCCTCTAATCCAGAAGCAAACTGTGGTTATTTCAAATGGGCTTCATCAAAATTCAAAGACAAGTAA
- the LOC104729580 gene encoding chaperone protein dnaJ 11, chloroplastic, producing MLSSSPTSSFTHPFLSSSSPPLSPTLSPSSRTARISPPLVSASCSYTCAEDSPRLHQIPRRFTAANASLYDVLEVPLGATSQDIKSAYRRLARICHPDVVGTDRTNSSAEEFMKIHAAYCTLSDPEKRSVYDRRMLRRSSPLTVGTSGLGSYVGRNWETDQCW from the coding sequence ATGCTTTCTTCATCGCCGACCTCCTCCTTCACTCAtccatttctctcttcttcttctccgcctcTCTCCCCTACTCTATCTCCGTCGTCTCGCACGGCTCGGATCTCTCCTCCTCTAGTCTCCGCTTCTTGCTCTTACACCTGCGCCGAAGACTCCCCGAGATTGCATCAGATCCCTCGGCGATTTACGGCGGCGAACGCTTCCCTCTACGATGTCCTCGAGGTTCCTCTAGGCGCGACGAGCCAAGATATCAAATCGGCTTACCGGAGACTAGCCAGGATCTGCCATCCCGACGTGGTGGGAACCGATCGGACTAATTCGTCGGCGGAGGAGTTCATGAAGATCCACGCCGCCTACTGTACGCTTTCTGATCCCGAGAAACGCTCTGTTTACGACCGGAGGATGTTGCGTCGGAGCAGTCCTTTGACCGTTGGTACCTCCGGGTTGGGCAGTTACGTTGGACGGAACTGGGAAACTGATCAGTGCTGGTAG
- the LOC104729582 gene encoding uncharacterized protein LOC104729582 yields MGDLAKQILSRPIQLADQVVKAGDEATINKQECAEIKSKTEKLSALLRQAARASSDLYERPTRRIIDDTENVLEKALTMVQRCRDDGYIMRLFNIIPAAAFRKMISQLENSVGDVSWLLRVSTPAGNDDDEGFGYLGLPPIAANEPILCLIWEQIAVLMTGSPDDKSDAAASLASLARDNDRYVKLIVEEGGVNPLLKLVKEGKIDGQENAARTIGLLGRDPESVEHMIQLGVCSVLSSILKEGSMKVQAVVAWAVSELVSGNHAKCQELFAQNNVIRLLVSHLAFETVQEHSKYAVVAGRATSMHHAVVMASKINLPAVNEEEEGDDTNTSHMVPNQMHNIVTTTMAMKAVGSGSSKSNLSNRFVTDDEDEKPPEKLPEKSYSLNSKIKAYSSTAHQSRNASVTRGRELEDPVTKTYMKAMAARALWKLAVGNSSICRVITESRALLCFAVLLDKGDAETKYNTAMAIMEITAVAEENADLRRSAFRRTSPACKAVVDQLFRIVENADAGSDLLIPCVRSIGNLARTFKSAETHMIVPLVKLLDDEEPDLAAEVAIALAKFATEDNFLAKEHSRTIIDAGGSKLLVQLAYFGENGAQIPALVLLSYVAMNVPDSEELAKDEVLTVLERASKQANVIEDEDMDALLYEAKSRLELYQSRGSRGFHAQIINSAQFEDACTHDKPTRRDGSGNFPTPEESSTKKKC; encoded by the exons ATGGGTGATCTAGCTAAGCAGATATTGTCTCGACCGATTCAACTCGCAGACCAAGTGGTGAAAGCCGGAGATGAAGCCACGATCAACAAACAAGAATGCGCCGAGATCAAGTCCAAGACGGAAAAGCTCTCTGCTCTTCTCCGTCAAGCGGCTCGTGCTAGCTCCGACCTCTACGAACGTCCCACGCGCCGTATCATCGACGACACTGAAAACGTTCTCGAGAAAGCATTGACGATGGTTCAAAGATGCCGTGACGATGGCTACATAATGCGTCTTTTCAACATAATCCCCGCCGCAGCCTTCCGTAAAATGATCTCCCAACTAGAAAACTCCGTCGGCGACGTCTCCTGGCTCCTCCGTGTCTCAACTCCCGCCGgtaacgacgacgacgaagggTTTGGCTACTTAGGCCTCCCTCCGATCGCAGCCAACGAGCCAATCCTGTGTCTTATTTGGGAACAAATCGCGGTTTTAATGACCGGTTCGCCGGATGATAAATCCGACGCCGCAGCGTCGTTAGCTTCGTTAGCGAGAGATAACGACAGATACGTGAAACTGATAGTTGAAGAAGGTGGAGTCAACCCTTTGTTGAAACTTGTTAAAGAAGGTAAAATCGACGGTCAAGAAAACGCGGCGAGAACAATCGGGTTATTGGGTCGTGACCCGGAAAGCGTGGAGCATATGATTCAGCTTGGTGTGTGTTCAGTGCTTTCGAGTATTCTCAAAGAAGGTTCGATGAAGGTTCAAGCCGTTGTGGCTTGGGCTGTTTCAGAGCTTGTTTCTGGTAACCACGCGAAATGTCAAGAGCTCTTCGCCCAAAACAACGTGATTCGTCTTCTCGTGAGTCATTTAGCGTTTGAAACGGTTCAAGAACATAGCAAATACGCGGTTGTTGCGGGTAGAGCTACGTCGATGCATCACGCCGTCGTGATGGCGAGTAAAATCAATTTGCCGGCGGTtaacgaggaagaggaaggggACGATACTAATACTAGCCACATGGTGCCGAATCAGATGCATAACATCGTTACGACTACAATGGCGATGAAGGCGGTTGGATCGGGATCATCAAAATCGAATTTGTCTAACCGATTTGTAACCGACGACGAGGATGAGAAACCGCCGGAAAAGCTGCCGGAGAAGAGTTATAGTTTGAATTCAAAGATCAAGGCTTACAGTAGTACGGCGCATCAATCACGAAACGCGTCGGTCACGAGAGGGAGAGAGCTTGAAGATCCGGTGACGAAGACTTACATGAAAGCGATGGCGGCGAGAGCGTTGTGGAAACTCGCTGTTGGAAACTCATCGATCTGCCGAGTCATCACCGAGTCACGAGCTTTGCTCTGTTTCGCGGTTTTACTAGACAAAGGAGACGCAGAGACCAAGTACAACACAGCGATGGCCATCATGGAGATAACCGCCGTAGCGGAGGAAAACGCAGATCTGAGAAGATCAGCGTTCAGACGAACTTCGCCGGCGTGCAAAGCGGTTGTTGACCAGTTATTCAGAATCGTAGAAAACGCCGACGCCGGATCCGATTTGCTCATCCCCTGTGTAAGATCAATCGGAAACTTAGCAAGAACGTTCAAATCCGCAGAAACGCATATGATCGTGCCTTTGGTAAAACTACTCGACGACGAAGAACCAGATTTAGCGGCGGAAGTAGCGATCGCGTTAGCTAAATTCGCGACGGAGGACAACTTCTTAGCGAAAGAACACTCGAGGACGATCATCGATGCTGGAGGATCTAAGCTTCTGGTACAGCTAGCGTATTTCGGAGAGAACGGAGCTCAGATCCCAGCGCTTGTTTTGCTTAGCTACGTGGCGATGAACGTACCTGACAGTGAAGAGTTAGCTAAAGACGAAGTGTTAACTGTATTGGAGCGAGCTTCGAAACAAGCTAATGTGATCGAAGACGAAGATATGGATGCTTTGTTGTACGAAGCTAAAAGCAGACTCGAGCTTTACCAATCCAGAGGTTCCAGAGGCTTTCAC GCCCAAATTATAAATTCGGCCCAATTTGAGGACGCGTGCACACATGATAAACCGACGCGGAGAGACGGAAGTGGCAATTTTCCCACTCCAGAAGAATCTTCcacgaaaaaaaaatgttaa
- the LOC104729579 gene encoding DNA-(apurinic or apyrimidinic site) lyase 2-like isoform X2, whose amino-acid sequence MDRCEAGPDFEKNEFRKWFRSLLVERGGSFSDVFRSKHPERKDAFTCWSSSTGAEQFNYGSRIDHILVAGSCLHQDKDKQGHSFIACHVKECDILTEYKRFKNENMSTRWKGGLGTKLKGSDHVPVFTSFDDMPDIPAHSTPPLSSRYLPMIYGFQQTLVSVFMKRQANEEAKANEVTYSISSQGNASSSCGDISTGPLRTCGSKGISLENEPTCSVTESDIMASRGSIDNPTDGLCVSSVRAENISRDGNRKKARKIQSSQLSLKSFFTATSKANNGGDNKSSSSSQGSQVDSITEPAVSSREDGESTTTSTQEEDQSGSSAKQKNGTALMEWQRIQNLMQNSIPLCKGHKEACVARVVKKPGPTFGRRFYVCSRAEGPSSNPEANCGYFKWASSKFKDK is encoded by the exons ATGGATCGATGTGAAGCTGGGCCTGATTTCGAGAAAAACGA GTTCAGGAAGTGGTTTAGATCTCTGCTAGTTGAACGTGGAGGCTCATTCTCAGATGTTTTCAGATCAAAACATCCAGAAAG GAAAGATGCATTCACATGTTGGTCCTCGAGTACTGGAGCAGAACAATTTAACTACGGTTCGAGGATTGATCATATCTTAGTTGCTGGTTCATGCTTGCATCAAGACAAAGATAAGCAAGGCCATAGTTTTATTGCTTGCCATGTCAAGGAATGTGACATATTGACAGAGTATAAGCGGTTTAAGAATGAAAATATGTCAACAAG GTGGAAAGGTGGATTGGGTACAAAATTAAAGGGATCAGACCATGTACCTGTATTCACTAGTTTTGATGATATGCCAGACATCCCGGCACACAGCACGCCGCCATTATCTTCGAGATACCTTCCTATGATTTATGGTTTCCAGCAGACTCTTG TTTCAGTGTTTATGAAAAGGCAAGCCAATGAGGAAGCCAAAGCTAATGAAGTGACATATTCAATCTCGAGTCAAGGTAATGCTTCATCAAGCTGTGGAGATATTTCGACAGGACCACTGAGAACCTGTGGTTCAAAAGGGATTTCACTGGAGAACGAACCCACTTGTAGCGTTACAGAATCAGACATTATGGCATCAAGAGGTTCCATCGATAACCCTACTGATGGACTCTGTGTATCATCAGTGAGAGCTGAGAATATCTCTAGAGATGGAAACAGGAAAAAAGCGAGGAAAATCCAATCATCTCAGCTTTCTCTCAAATCCTTTTTCACTGCAACCTCAAAGGCGAACAATGGCGGGGATAATAAGTCTTCATCCTCCAGTCAGGGCTCCCAAGTGGATAGCATCACAGAACCGGCAGTTTCCAGCAGAGAAGACGGTGAATCGACGACTACTTcaacacaagaagaagatcaaagcgGTTCTTCAGCTAAACAAAAGAACGGTACAGCTCTAATGGAGTGGCAAAGGATACAGAACCTAATGCAAAACAGCATACCTCTCTGCAAAGGACATAAAGAAGCTTGTGTTGCTCGGGTCGTAAAGAAACCAGGTCCCACATTTGGCCGTAGATTCTACGTCTGCTCTCGAGCTGAG GGACCTTCCTCTAATCCAGAAGCAAACTGTGGTTATTTCAAATGGGCTTCATCAAAATTCAAAGACAAGTAA
- the LOC104729585 gene encoding thaumatin-like protein 1b codes for MGQSQVPLFLSLILVLIYGVSSTTFTILNQCSYTVWPGLLSGAGTPPLPTTGFSLNPTETRVIPIPAAWSGRIWGRTLCTQDATTGKFTCVTGDCGSSAVECSGSGAAPPATLAEFTLNGAGGLDFYDVSLVDGYNIPMTIVPQGGGDAGGVAGNCTTTGCVAELNGPCPAQLKVAATTGAEGVACKSACEAFNTPEYCCSGAFGTPDTCKPSEYSLFFKNACPRAYSYAYDDGTSTFTCAGADYVITFCPSPNPSVKSATKEIQPEAVSYSAASSQNASPTLTTVFLIGVLGFASWAVLRVW; via the exons ATGGGTCAATCTCAagttcctctctttctttctctgattCTTGTTTTAATCTATGGCGTTTCTTCTACTACTTTCACCATCCTTAACCAGTGTAGCTACACCGTGTGGCCTGGTCTTCTCTCCGGCGCCGGAACCCCTCCTTTACCCACCACTGGATTCTCCTTAAACCCGACTGAAACACGTGTCATCCCAATCCCCGCTGCTTGGTCCGGCCGTATTTGGGGCCGTACGCTCTGTACACAAGACGCAACCACCGGAAAGTTCACTTGCGTCACCGGAGACTGCGGTTCTTCCGCCGTTGAATGCTCCGGATCTGGCGCTGCACCTCCTGCAACACTCGCTGAATTCACCTTAAACGGAGCCGGTGGTCTAGATTTCTACGACGTGAGTCTCGTAGACGGTTACAACATCCCCATGACCATTGTTCCTCAGGGCGGAGGAGATGCCGGAGGAGTCGCCGGGAACTGCACGACCACCGGATGCGTTGCGGAGCTCAACGGTCCTTGTCCTGCTCAGCTGAAAGTGGCGGCGACGACGGGGGCAGAAGGAGTAGCTTGCAAAAGCGCGTGCGAGGCGTTTAACACGCCGGAGTATTGCTGTAGCGGCGCGTTTGGAACGCCGGACACGTGTAAGCCGAGTGAGTACTCGCTGTTTTTCAAAAACGCGTGCCCGAGAGCTTATAGTTACGCTTACGACGACGGAACTAGTACTTTCACTTGTGCCGGAGCTGATTACGTCATCACTTTCTGTCCTTCTCCTAACCCAAG TGTGAAGAGTGCTACAAAGGAGATCCAACCCGAAGCGGTTAGCTACTCTGCGGCATCATCTCAAAACGCGTCGCCAACTCTCACTACCGTGTTTTTGATTGGAGTTTTGGGTTTCGCGTCTTGGGCGGTGCTACGCGTTTGGTGA